In Hevea brasiliensis isolate MT/VB/25A 57/8 chromosome 13, ASM3005281v1, whole genome shotgun sequence, a single genomic region encodes these proteins:
- the LOC110648923 gene encoding zinc finger protein 8-like, giving the protein MEVKLTRLFGFEVISDTVGEKRLKGFEDGDRSVESFGEENGIGKSLDKASYEMDKTAKEKISRHELEHKKYECQFCPKEFRNPQAFGGHQNARKKERLKRRRMQLQEKSNSCNFYLDPSQAQNNPVYRNSLPWFDASSSYVPDFMLNGESFISFNLSHQSQSLCYHTSYVSNLLHVLQICKQDTSNRSLLSGLLLHIFPRTAIRAPKNTDT; this is encoded by the coding sequence ATGGAGGTGAAACTAACGAGATTATTTGGTTTTGAGGTGATTTCTGACACCGTGGGTGAGAAAAGGCTCAAGGGTTTTGAAGATGGGGATCGCAGTGTAGAGTCATTTGGTGAAGAAAACGGAATTGGAAAGTCCTTGGATAAAGCTTCATATGAAATGGACAAAACTGCAAAAGAGAAAATTTCAAGGCATGAACTGGAGCATAAGAAGTATGAATGTCAGTTTTGCCCGAAGGAATTTAGGAACCCACAAGCATTTGGGGGCCACCAGAATGCCCGCAAGAAGGAGAGGCTAAAAAGGAGAAGAATGCAGCTTCAAGAAAAGAGCAATTCCTGTAACTTTTACCTTGAtccttcccaagctcaaaacaatCCTGTTTACCGTAATTCTCTTCCATGGTTTGATGCTTCCTCTTCTTATGTGCCGGACTTCATGCTTAATGGGGAGTCTTTTATTAGCTTCAACCTCTCACATCAGAGTCAAAGCCTTTGCTATCATACATCCTATGTGTCCAATCTATTGCATGTCCTTCAAATCTGCAAACAGGACACCTCTAACAGATCATTGTTGTCTGGCCTTCTCCTTCATATATTTCCAAGGACTGCCATTAGGGCTCCCAAAAACACTGATACCTGA
- the LOC110648920 gene encoding putative DNA glycosylase At3g47830: MQKSRKRTQQFQLKSGESETKSAKISISTKQEPYPTHLRPTPEECLAIRDSLLACHGFPQEFAKYREQRRNLSSSGIDSDAHNGVKSEPGEESVLDGLVKTLLSQNTTEVNSQRAFANLKSAFPTWEDVLAAESKCIENAIRCGGLAPTKASCIKNILSSLLEKNGKLCLEYLRDLSVEEIKAELSHFKGIGPKTVSCVLLFQLQLDDFPVDTHVFEIAKAIGWVPGVADRNKAYLHLNQRIPNELKFDLNCLLFTHGKLCRKCTKKGGNQQRKESRDNSCPLLNYSINFSVKTTGEIN, from the exons ATGCAGAAAAGCCGCAAAAGAACGCAACAGTTCCAACTTAAATCAGGCGAATCTGAAACAAAATCAGCCAAAATCAGCATTTCCACAAAACAAGAGCCATACCCAACTCACCTTCGACCCACTCCCGAAGAATGCCTAGCTATCCGAGACTCTCTTTTGGCTTGTCACGGCTTTCCTCAAGAGTTCGCCAAGTATCGAGAGCAGAGACGGAATTTATCCTCCTCTGGAATCGACAGTGATGCCCACAATGGCGTGAAATCAGAGCCTGGGGAGGAAAGCGTTTTGGATGGTTTGGTAAAAACCCTGCTTTCCCAGAATACTACCGAGGTTAATTCTCAAAGGGCTTTTGCTAATCTGAAATCTGCTTTTCCTACATGGGAAGAT GTACTTGCTGCTGAATCGAAATGCATAGAGAATGCCATAAGATGTGGAGGTTTAGCTCCAACAAAAGCTTCTTGCATTAAGAACATATTGAGTTCCTTGCTTGAGAAAAATGGCAAACTATGCTTGGAGTACCTTCGAGATTTGTCAGTTGAAGAAATTAAAGCTGAGCTGTCTCATTTCAAGGGAATTGGGCCCAAAACG GTGTCTTGTGTTTTGCTGTTCCAACTTCAACTAGACGATTTCCCTGTGGACACACAT GTGTTTGAAATTGCAAAGGCCATTGGCTGGGTACCTGGAGTGGCAGACAGGAATAAGGCATACCTTCATCTCAACCAACGGATTCCCAATGAGCTTAAATTTGATCTGAATTGTCTTCTATTCACACATGGTAAGCTTTGCCGTAAATGCACCAAGAAAGGAGGCAACCAGCAAAGAAAGGAATCCCGTGATAACTCCTGTCCGCTACTAAACTATAGCATAAACTTTAGCGTTAAGACAACTGGGGAAATAAATTAA
- the LOC110648921 gene encoding G-type lectin S-receptor-like serine/threonine-protein kinase CES101: MLGGISFAGSSASGQSPMASKFTLIYKNLLLVFSLFFVSHSLTNDTLNPGDIFNSTHRLISRNGLFTLGFSGRYLVINYTDQSNSPKHPVWLANRNTPILENTGLLTIDNGTGSLTIVHEGRKPVELYSGYNNSSRNVTAKLHDNGNFVLAEANSGGQILWQSFDYPTDTLLPGMKLGINHKTGRNWSLTSWLAEDIPTPGGFTLEWDPKERQVIVRRRGVVFWTSGVLTPDNRFENFLSLDSFNQNYNFTSFSNPDEEYLLYTLYVDEWTPEYRRNISEWFLDYQGNIQDGGWRPFTLFSEACDGNSTESGCRKWEGPKCRIDGDKFAVRAGSFREPQPRRSDNNTSFIDCQDLCWNNCSCTGFKHSGTYCALFSGSFYNTDLRGGELSYFIIIPGPPHKSDKTWIWIVIAIMLAIIAMLMSMFLYFRWRRIRLEEKFLKELMTYDRVRDVDELENGGNRGNNLCIYSVATIKAATNGFSFDNKLGQGGFGPVYKGRLTEGQEIAVKRLSNRSGQGLEEFKNELILIAKLQHMNLVRLLGFCIQGEEKMLVYEYMPNKSLDFFIFGDESRRKVLDWNKRFNIIEGIAQGLLYLHKYSRLRIIHRDLKASNILLDEEMNPKISDFGMARIFKANESEANTCTVVGTRGYMSPEYIMEGIFSTKSDVYSFGVLLLEIVCGRKNQNVYDHDRPLNLVGYVWEQWQGNALEIVEPTLTNSAPKDEVLKCINVGLLCVEQSPMNRPTMSDVLSMLTSEVQELPLPKQPAFYMGSSTVTANSIKNQMESYTVNGMSLSDMDGR; this comes from the exons ATGCTTGGAGGCATAAGTTTTGCTGGCTCTTCAGCTTCAGGGCAATCACCAATGGCTTCCAAATTCACCCTCATCTACAAAAACTTGCTGCTCGTCTTCTCCTTGTTTTTTGTCTCTCACTCTTTAACAAACGATACACTTAACCCCGGTGACATCTTCAATTCCACCCATCGCCTTATTTCCAGAAACGGGCTCTTCACATTAGGATTCTCCGGCCGCTACTTGGTCATAAATTACACTGACCAAAGTAACTCACCAAAACACCCTGTCTGGTTAGCTAACAGAAACACACCTATCCTGGAAAATACAGGACTTCTCACCATTGATAATGGAACTGGGAGCTTGACAATTGTACATGAAGGTAGAAAGCCGGTTGAATTATACTCCGGTTACAATAACTCCAGCAGAAACGTAACTGCCAAATTACATGATAATGGAAATTTTGTGTTGGCCGAAGCAAACTCTGGTGGGCAGATATTGTGGCAAAGCTTCGATTATCCCACGGACACCCTTTTGCCTGGTATGAAATTGGGCATCAACCACAAGACAGGAAGGAACTGGTCACTTACCTCGTGGCTAGCTGAAGATATCCCAACTCCTGGAGGTTTCACTCTTGAATGGGACCCCAAGGAACGCCAGGTGATCGTGAGGCGCCGAGGAGTTGTATTTTGGACTAGCGGGGTGTTGACTCCTGATAATAGATTTGAAAATTTCCTTTCTTTGGATTCGTTCAATCAAAACTATAACTTCACCAGTTTTTCAAACCCGGATGAAGAGTACCTTCTCTACACGCTCTACGTCGATGAATGGACACCTGAATACCGAAGGAACATTTCCGAGTGGTTTCTAGATTATCAGGGGAACATACAAGATGGAGGATGGAGGCCTTTCACTTTGTTTTCTGAGGCTTGTGATGGGAATAGCACAGAATCTGGCTGCAGGAAATGGGAAGGACCAAAGTGCAGGATAGATGGGGATAAATTTGCTGTAAGAGCTGGTAGCTTCAGGGAGCCTCAGCCTAGACGCTCTGATAACAATACCAGCTTCATTGACTGCCAAGACTTATGCTGGAACAATTGTTCTTGTACTGGATTCAAGCATTCGGGCACCTACTGCGCATTGTTTAGTGGATCTTTCTATAACACAGATTTGAGAGGAGGTGAATTAAGCTATTTTATAATTATTCCGGGTCCTCCGCATAAAT CGGATAAGACATGGATATGGATCGTAATTGCTATAATGCTTGCAATAATCGCTATGTTAATGAGCATGTTTCTGTACTTCAGGTGGAGAAGAATTAGACTGGAAG AGAAATTTCTCAAGGAGCTGATGACATACGATAGAGTAAGGGATGTAGatgagcttgaaaatggtggaaacaGGGGAAACAATTTATGCATATATAGTGTTGCAACAATCAAGGCTGCTACCAATGGCTTTTCATTCGACAACAAACTGGGACAAGGTGGTTTTGGACCTGTTTACAAG GGGAGATTAACTGAGGGACAGGAAATAGCAGTAAAGAGACTGTCAAATAGATCAGGACAAGGGCTAGaagagttcaaaaatgagcttattCTCATAGCTAAACTGCAACACATGAATCTTGTGCGGCTCCTGGGTTTCTGCATCCAAGGGGAAGAGAAAATGTTGGTCTACGAGTACATGCCAAATAAAAGCTTGGACTTTTTCATCTTTGGTG ATGAATCAAGAAGGAAAGTATTAGATTGGAACAAGCGGTTTAACATCATTGAAGGAATAGCTCAAGGTCTACTTTACCTCCATAAGTATTCCAGGCTGAGAATAATCCATAGAGATTTGAAAGCTAGTAATATTTTACTTGACGAGGAAATGAACCCAAAAATTTCTGATTTCGGCATGGCAAGAATTTTCAAGGCCAATGAATCTGAAGCAAACACCTGCACAGTTGTTGGAACACG TGGCTATATGTCTCCAGAATATATCATGGAAGGCATTTTCTCCACTAAATCTGATGTTTATAGTTTTGGAGTCCTACTATTGGAAATTGTCTGCGGTAGAAAGAATCAGAACGTTTATGACCATGATCGTCCGCTTAATCTCGTAGGCTAT GTATGGGAGCAATGGCAAGGCAATGCATTAGAAATAGTGGAGCCAACATTAACAAATTCAGCTCCTAAAGATGAAGTTTTGAAATGCATCAACGTGGGGTTGCTATGTGTAGAACAGAGTCCAATGAATAGGCCAACCATGTCAGATGTTTTATCTATGTTAACAAGCGAGGTTCAAGAGCTGCCATTGCCAAAACAGCCAGCATTTTATATGGGAAGCAGCACTGTAacagcaaattcaattaaaaatcagATGGAAAGTTATACAGTAAATGGGATGTCCCTATCAGATATGGATGGGAGATGA
- the LOC110648922 gene encoding U-box domain-containing protein 38 has protein sequence MGGNGKHRWKISFYHRSKSNHKPANPPKEFVCPISGSLMSDPVVVSSGQTFERVSVQVCRDLGFAPPLDDDSIPDFTTVIPNLAIKSTILSWCNTSSYERPGPPDYSSVEKVVRTKMAESRSLNPEIRVSESELLNAVAENPPVLFSHAATEFGHRVNHFYSSSSEESVIVNNENASPFTPLPLATRPACYTSSSNSSSEITEAETLTLMQNTNSADSSSNSSLAEEKEILAKLKSPEVHEQEEAVISLRKLTRAREELRISLSTPRLLTALRSSIASRYCVVQTNAIASLVNLSLEKANKVKIVRSGFVPLLIDVLKAGSSEPQEHAAGALFSLALEDENKMAIGVLGALQPLMHALRSESERTRHDSALALYHLSLIQSNRVKLVKLGAVPTLLGMLKAGDLASRLLLILCNLAVCNEGRSAMLDGNAVAILVGMLREGSKRVDSEATRENCVAALFALSHGSLRFKGLAKEARAVEVLREIEERGNERAREKAKKILQMMRGRDEDDEEADWEDVLESGGLSRSRYQVGGGARNGNCPNSSNF, from the coding sequence ATGGGTGGTAATGGCAAACACAGATGGAAAATCTCCTTCTACCATCGCTCCAAATCCAACCACAAACCTGCTAATCCTCCAAAAGAGTTCGTTTGCCCCATTTCTGGATCCTTAATGTCCGACCCGGTTGTTGTCTCCTCCGGTCAGACCTTCGAGCGCGTTTCTGTCCAGGTTTGCCGTGACCTGGGTTTCGCTCCTCCCCTCGACGATGACTCGATTCCGGATTTCACTACTGTAATTCCTAATTTAGCCATCAAATCGACGATTCTCAGCTGGTGCAATACTTCTAGCTATGAACGCCCTGGCCCGCCGGATTACAGCTCTGTCGAAAAAGTCGTCCGTACGAAGATGGCGGAATCCAGAAGTTTGAACCCCGAGATTAGGGTCTCCGAGAGCGAGTTGCTGAATGCTGTGGCGGAGAATCCTCCAGTTCTATTCTCGCACGCCGCAACCGAGTTTGGTCACCGAGTCAATCATTTCTACTCGAGCTCCTCCGAGGAATCCGTGATCGTCAATAACGAGAACGCGAGTCCGTTTACTCCGTTACCTCTCGCGACTCGGCCGGCTTGTTACACTTCGTCTTCTAACTCATCATCGGAAATTACAGAAGctgaaaccctaaccctaatgcaAAATACCAATTCCGCTGACTCCAGTTCCAATTCCTCACTCGCTGAAGAGAAAGAGATTTTGGCTAAGCTTAAAAGCCCTGAAGTACACGAACAAGAAGAAGCGGTGATTTCGCTGAGGAAGCTCACTAGAGCTCGAGAGGAACTGAGAATTTCTCTCTCTACTCCCCGATTACTCACAGCTCTCCGTTCCTCGATTGCTTCGAGATACTGTGTCGTGCAAACGAACGCCATCGCTTCACTGGTGAATCTGTCGCTGGAGAAAGCAAACAAAGTTAAAATCGTACGGTCAGGATTCGTTCCTCTGTTGATTGATGTGTTGAAAGCAGGATCCAGTGAACCGCAGGAGCACGCTGCCGGTGCACTCTTCAGTTTGGCTTTAGAAGACGAGAACAAGATGGCAATTGGGGTTTTGGGCGCGTTACAACCATTGATGCACGCTCTGAGGTCTGAGAGTGAGCGAACTCGTCATGACTCAGCTTTGGCATTGTATCATCTGAGTCTAATACAGAGTAACCGGGTCAAGCTGGTGAAACTCGGCGCTGTGCCTACACTGCTGGGCATGCTGAAAGCGGGTGACTTGGCCAGTAGGCTGTTgctaattttatgcaatttagctgtttgcaatgaagggagatcggcaatgctGGACGGAAATGCGGTGGCGATATTGGTGGGGATGTTGAGAGAGGGAAGCAAGCGGGTGGACTCTGAAGCTACTCGGGAGAATTGCGTGGCGGCATTGTTCGCTTTGAGTCATGGGAGCTTGAGATTTAAAGGGCTAGCAAAGGAGGCGAGAGCAGTGGAGGTGTTGAGGGAGATAGAAGAGAGAGGGAACGAGAGAGCGAGAGAGAAAGCCAAGAAAATTTTGCAGATGATGAGAGGGAGAGACGAGGACGATGAGGAAGCTGATTGGGAAGATGTATTGGAATCGGGTGGACTCAGCCGGAGTCGATACCAGGTTGGTGGCGGGGCGAGAAATGGGAATTGCCCAAACTCGTCAAATTTCTGA
- the LOC110648919 gene encoding peroxidase 41-like, translating to MGMAFPFPFLLLLLLFPSFTLSESELSVDYYKTSCPNFQNIIRDTVTNKQISSPTTAAATLRLFFHDCMVDGCDASVLISSNAFNKAERDGDINHALPGDAFDVVVRAKTALELSCPKIVSCADILAQVTRDLVIMVGGPFYTVHLGRKDGLISKASHAEESLPRTNMTMDQMLDLFKLRGFTAREFVALMGGHTIGFSHCKEFADRLYHFSKTTPTDPDFNPKYAAALKTFCANYTKDSTMSAFNDVLTPGKFDNMYYQNLPRGLGLLITDSLLFKDPRTKPFVEIYAQDQSAFFSDFSHAMEKLSLLDIKTGSQGEVRNRCDQFNSIKA from the coding sequence ATGGGCATGGCTTTcccttttccttttcttctcctcctcctcctctttcCCTCCTTTACTCTCTCCGAGTCCGAGCTTTCTGTCGACTACTACAAGACCTCCTGTCCTAATTTCCAAAATATCATTCGCGACACCGTCACCAACAAGCAAATCAGCAGCCCCACCACTGCTGCCGCCACTTTACGTCTCTTCTTCCATGATTGCATGGTTGACGGCTGTGACGCATCCGTTCTCATTTCATCTAACGCTTTCAATAAGGCTGAGCGAGATGGTGATATCAACCATGCCCTTCCTGGGGACGCCTTCGACGTGGTAGTCAGAGCCAAGACAGCCCTCGAACTCTCATGCCCTAAAATCGTTTCCTGCGCTGACATCCTCGCTCAGGTCACCCGCGACCTCGTCATCATGGTTGGAGGACCATTCTATACTGTTCATCTAGGGCGGAAGGACGGGCTAATCTCTAAGGCCTCTCATGCAGAAGAAAGTCTCCCTAGAACCAACATGACCATGGATCAGATGCTGGATTTGTTTAAGTTGAGAGGATTCACCGCCAGGGAATTTGTTGCATTGATGGGTGGTCACACCATCGGATTCTCGCACTGCAAGGAGTTCGCTGACAGGCTTTACCATTTCAGCAAGACCACCCCAACAGACCCTGATTTCAACCCAAAGTATGCCGCTGCATTGAAGACTTTCTGCGCTAATTACACCAAAGATTCAACCATGTCCGCCTTCAACGATGTGCTTACACCTGGCAAGTTCGATAACATGTATTACCAGAACTTACCTAGAGGGCTAGGGCTGTTAATAACCGATAGTTTGCTATTTAAGGACCCCAGGACTAAGCCCTTTGTAGAGATTTACGCACAGGACCAATCGGCATTCTTCTCGGACTTTTCTCATGCAATGGAGAAGCTTAGCCTTCTTGATATCAAGACTGGGAGTCAGGGGGAGGTCAGGAACAGGTGCGATCAGTTCAATTCGATTAAGGCttag